Sequence from the Candidatus Saccharibacteria bacterium oral taxon 488 genome:
GCCGGAGAAGCCTCGGGCTGACGCAGGGTGTCCCACCCCCCATGTTCTTGAGGTAGTAATTTCTTCGTCGGCATAGTTAGCATCATTTCGCTCATAGCTATCTATATCCTCCTCAATATTATTTTCACAAGTATATCATCGTATCGTCAACTCTTGCAATAGCGTGCGCAATATGTCATCCACATATTAAAGCACCGCGGCCCATACAGACCGCGGATAAAAAACAATTCTGGTAGCACCGGGTGGACCCGAACCACCGACCTCAGGCTTATGAGTCCTGCGCTCTAACCAGCTGAGCTACGGTGCCACACGTCACCAATTGTACCAAACGAGTCAGAAAATCTCAACCGCCTCGAGAACCTACTCATCAGGCGGGGCCTAAACTGCTAATCAAATAAGGCCAGGCAAGTTTCGCCCCCGGCGACTAGGCCACCAGCTCCACGCCTTCTTCGTCCAGCAGTTCCAGTCGCCGCATCACCAACGAACGTAGCTCCTCGCACGTCCGCCGGCGCTGCCATGTCCGCAGCTGGTCGTTATTGACCGCGTCTAAAAATTGCCCAAGCTCGTGCTCAGTGATATCCATATTGTCGCCTTTCTGTGTTTGTTAAACCGTGGCTTTACTATAGCACACATTTGACATAAGTGCAATAGTATGACAGCTCGTATAACCACTCGCCCAATACTCCCATCGGCTTCCCTCGGCAAACCGCTTGTGATAAACTGGAGGGAGAGGATTTTACACAAACATGACCCCGGCTATTATTTCATCACTTGCCATCGTCGCCTTCTCGGCACTGATCCACGCTAGTTTTCAGCTCAGCGTCAGCGTCTTGACTTTGCTCAGCGGCCATTCCCTCGGCAAGCAAACCGCCCACCGAAAAGTATTGCGACTGATGAACGGATTCGTGTGCGGAGTGTTGGTACTGACAGTACTGCTGATATCGGCGATCGTCTACTATCTGTCACTGGTTATTCATCACGCCGCTCAGGTCGAGCAGCTGGTGGCGGCCATCGTCTGCGGGCTGATGGTTGGATTGGGCGTGGCGACCTGGGCGGTGTACTACCGACGGGGCGAAGGTACAGCCTTGTGGCTACCGCGCAGCTTCGCGACCTATCTATCAAAGCGCTCAAAAGCGACGCGTCACAGCGCCGAGGCCTTTAGTCTCGGGATGGCGAGCGTGGTGGCCGAATTACTGTTCATCATCGGGCCGATGGCGGCAGCGGGCCTCGCAACCGTCCTACTACCATCAACCGAGTGGCGCCTCATCGCCATCGCCCTCTACGTCGTCATATCACTGCTATCACTGGTCGTCGTCTTAGTGTTGGTCGGTAGCGGCCATTCCCTCGCCCACCTACAACAGTGGCGGATGGCACATAAACGTTTCTTGCAATTTGCAGCTGGCGGCAGCTTGATCATCTTGGGCGGCTTTTTGTTCGTTGATCGAGTACTTGGCATCGTCAGCTATGGAGGTTTTTAATGTCAGAAGGGCACCCAAACCGACCAACCATCGATGTCGTCAAGCGCGGCAAGCGACCGAGCGAAGAGTTTGACCCGACAAAACTCCACCACTCTATCCTGGCGACCTGCCTGAGTATCCGCACACCCGAAGGCCAAGCTGACGACATCGCCAAGTCAGTCACCCTCGGCGTGATGAGTTGGTGCGAGACCCGGCCAGAAATTACCACAAACGACATCCGACACCGCGCGACGCAGCTGCTGCAGAAACTACACACCGACGCAGCATTTGTTTATCAACACCATAAGACGATCATGTAGGGGGCACATGGCACAAAAACCAACTTTTGACTATGATGTAATTGTTATCGGCAGCGGGGCCGGCGGTTCACCAGCCGCAACTGTCTTGGCGCGCGCTGGCAAGAAAGTCGCCATCATTGAGCGCGGTACCTTTGGCGGCGAATCCCCAAACTGGGGCGACATTCCGACGGGCGCCCTACTCTACACTGCCGACGTCTACCACGAGGCCAAAACAGCGGCCAAGTTCGGCCTGCGCACCAGCACGGTCGGCTATAATTATCCTTCGCTACTCGCCTGGAAAGACACCGCCATCAAGCGCACCGGCACCGGCGGCAACCGCAGTTACTACGAGAAACAAGGCATCAGCGTCTTTACCGGTAGCGCCCACTTTCTCAGTCCCAACGAGATTACCGTTAATCGCCGCCACTTATCAGCGCGCAAATTCCTGATCGCCAGCGGCTCAACCTGGCGCGATGATCACATCCCGGGCCTCGACGAAGTGGCTTATCACACGCCGCAAACCATCCTCTCGCTCAAGCGCCCGCCCAAAATACTGTTCGTTGTTGGCTCTGGCACAACGGCGATGGAGCTGGCATATTTATTCTCGACCTTTGGCAGCAAGGTGTATGTCGCCGAGACCGCCGGGCGTATCTTGCCCGAGTTTGACCAAGAAGTTGGCGAACTGATCGCCGCTGATGCCAAGGCACAGCGCGGCATGAACATCCTCACCCAGACAAAGCTGGTCGCCGTCCAGAAAGACGGCATCGCAAAGCGCGTCACCTACGCTCGTGGCGGCCAGCAGCATTCAGTGCGCGTTGATGAAATCCTCATCGCCGACGACCGCCTACCGACGACCGACATTGGCCTAGAAAATGCGGGCGTAGCATATACTGAACATGGCATTCAAGTCAGCGAAGCGATGCAGACTTCGGCGCGGCACATCTTTGCGGCTGGCAGCGTCGTTGACCTTCAGGCACAGACACACACCATTCTCAGCCACAGCCGCACCGCTGCACACAACTTACTACACCGTAATTTCATCGCGCTTGACGATAGGCCGCGTTTGACGATCGCCTTCACCGACCCGCAGATCGCCCGAACGGGACTAGACGAGGACGACTGTCTGCGCCGCGATTTGAAAGTAAGTATTGCCCTTGCGCCACTGACCTTGACCGCTCGCAGCAACATCACCGACCGACGCAGTGGGTTTGTCAAATTGATCAGCGACAAAAAAGGCGTCCTGCTCGGCGCCACCATCGTCGCACCGGGCGCCAGCGACTTGATGACCGGCCTCAGCCTCGCCATCCGTCACGGCCTAACCGCCAAACAATTGATGAGCACACCAAATTGTTTCGTTGCCTGGTCAGAGGCGGTACGCATTGCGGCGGGGAAATTGGCAGCGTGATGGTAAGGAGTAAATACTCCATGACTATGGTATCAGTAGGAGAAGAGAGCGAAGCGAAGAACATCGCCAAAGCTCTCGTCGAGCAAAAACTGGCCGCGTGTGTGCAGCTGCTGCCGATTCAGTCAACCTACATTTGGCAAGGAAATTTTGAATGCGATGCAGAGATCTTGATGCTTATCAAGTCGCGCAAAGATGACTTTGTGGCAATTGAAAGAGTAGTCAGGTCGCTCCATAGCTATGACGTAGCAGAGATAATCTCATTTGATATTACTGCTGGATCACAGCTATACCTTGACTGGATCGATGAGACATGTAGATGAATGCTAAACAAGAGCATTCTCAACAATGTATTGAGAGGCCTCTGCAAATTTCTCTTTCCACAGACAATCCTTTAAGGCCGCACCCCCGAGAAGCTTCCTTCTAACACTGAAAAAAGTTAATAAGTCCCAGGGATCGGGCTTCTCCCCGTCCAAACGTTGCATCTGCACATCATGGAGTAAACCTACCAACGGCGATACTCTATTACTATCAAACTGAAAGGTCGGATAAAGGTGATATCCGTGATCAGGAACTGCAAGAACGCTACCGCGGCGCACCGCAGCAAGTGTAATGCTGGAAGCATACTCCCCACCACCAAGCTCTTTGACTGCCTCTTCTGTCGTCAGGAATTGATTTTCTTTCAAGAGTTGATTTCTCGCCTCATTGGCGCGTGCAATTGCCCCGAGGTACATCTGATACCCTGGCGACCTCGAATTACTCAAACCATCAGGACAGCCCTCTCTAAAATCTCTATCAATCTGATTCCTCCACTGAGCATCGATTTCTGAAGGAAACTGTCTAGCGGGTAGTTGAGGCAATGAACTTAGACGCTCTGTCATGATGTTCTAATATAGCATGACCAGGTCAAAAAGGCTAGACGTAGCCACCCCAGCCAATTTACACCACGACTTCACATGTATCAAAAACAAAAACGACCTCAACTCATGAGGCCGAAAAATCAATAAACATGGTTGCGGGGGTAGGATTTGAACCTACGACCTTTTGGTTATGAGCCAAACGAGCTACCAGGCTGCTCTACCCCGCGGCACATTGTCCATCTTAGCAAACACGAATTATTTTTGCAAGCTCTGACTCGTCCGCCGCGCACCAAAGAGGAAATTGATCCACTGCTGGAAGTTACTGGTCGGTTGCTTTTGCGGCGTGGTTTGGGCGGTCGGTTGCTGCTTGGCCGCGTCGGTTGACGGCACGATCAGCAGCTTTTCGCCGGGCGAGCCACGGCCCAGACGCTGGCGCACCGCGAGATCGAGGTACTCATCGCTTTCATAATATTTTGACTCATATGCCAACAGCTCGGTGCGCAATTTCTCAACCGTCAGCTGGTACTTTTTTTGATCGACCATCTGCTGCAATTCATAATTGCGCTGCATCGATTCGATCGACCCCCACGCCCAACTCAGCGCGATCAGCGCCGCCGCCGCAACCACAACATTATTCAGCGTCAAATAATCGTGACGCACGTGGTACCAAAATCGTTTGAGTTTCAGCATGTTCATGTTGGTTTTATCAGAAGCTATGGCTATATTATGAGGGGTCGGGTGGGGTTAGTCAAGATGAGCGGATCTGCAGATGATTTTACTGGGTGATCATAGCATGAATGGCTAAACATTAGTAAGGGCCAAGCTGTAGGGGGCTAGTAGCAATCTAGTGAAATTACCAGTCCATTTCGGCCGCCCGTAGTAAGCTCAGTACACCAGTTCCATAAACTCGGAAGAGTTCACATATTCAAAATCATGTACCAGATGGTCGCTCAGGAGATTGTTAACATTCAAAGGGCGTGGCACCGCAGCACCGAGATATATAGCTGCAATGAGCGCCGTCGATAAGCTGTGGCGAAGATTGAGTACGGCAAGCTTTTCAAAAATATCCGCTTGATGTGTTTCGAGGTAGGTTTTGTGTAGCTTGGTCATCGAGCCCTTCGCGAGTTCTGGCTGCGTCACGTCAAGCCCCAGATCCTCAGCCACATCGACGAGGCGCCGGCTAGCTATCGGCGTCAGACGATCAACATCGTACCTCGTGTCAATGACCGCTTGATTTTGCCGCCGCTCTCTCCACTTGTTGTACAGCCAATCCACTTGTTCAGTTGCAATTGGCGACGACCGTTTCAGCACTGACAAATCGGCACAGAGTTGGTGGCCTGCAAAGGTCACGCTGGACAATGTCCGCGAGGAAGCGATATCTGACTCGATCATTTCTAGAAGCCGCGGCCCCTCGTCCTCTGATTCTAGATAGACTGACTTGAATCCAAATTCGAGCAGGCTTTGATCCTCCAGTGAATCAAAAGTTGCAAGGTCAATGATGGCCCATGAGTAGCAAAACGGTTTTGATGCTCCCCGAACCCGGAAATTCTTTGTCCACTCAACATCGAGCGCAGCAACGAGACTTCGTTCCTGACTAAACGGGCGCTCTGGGTCACCAAACGAGCGTTCCGCCCACTGCAAGTTTGTTCTCAGGTGCATCGACTTATGTATTCTCCTAGAGACGATTTTAACTCACATAGATGCTTTTACCAAGATACGGTCATAGTCGAAGAACGGCGCCAAGCCGAGGGGCATGACGTAACACTTTTGGTAGCCTAGATCGCTAAATATATGATCCCGTATCGCGTCAGTCAGCTCA
This genomic interval carries:
- a CDS encoding divalent cation tolerance protein CutA; the encoded protein is MVRSKYSMTMVSVGEESEAKNIAKALVEQKLAACVQLLPIQSTYIWQGNFECDAEILMLIKSRKDDFVAIERVVRSLHSYDVAEIISFDITAGSQLYLDWIDETCR
- a CDS encoding FAD-dependent oxidoreductase — encoded protein: MAQKPTFDYDVIVIGSGAGGSPAATVLARAGKKVAIIERGTFGGESPNWGDIPTGALLYTADVYHEAKTAAKFGLRTSTVGYNYPSLLAWKDTAIKRTGTGGNRSYYEKQGISVFTGSAHFLSPNEITVNRRHLSARKFLIASGSTWRDDHIPGLDEVAYHTPQTILSLKRPPKILFVVGSGTTAMELAYLFSTFGSKVYVAETAGRILPEFDQEVGELIAADAKAQRGMNILTQTKLVAVQKDGIAKRVTYARGGQQHSVRVDEILIADDRLPTTDIGLENAGVAYTEHGIQVSEAMQTSARHIFAAGSVVDLQAQTHTILSHSRTAAHNLLHRNFIALDDRPRLTIAFTDPQIARTGLDEDDCLRRDLKVSIALAPLTLTARSNITDRRSGFVKLISDKKGVLLGATIVAPGASDLMTGLSLAIRHGLTAKQLMSTPNCFVAWSEAVRIAAGKLAA